A genomic window from Sorex araneus isolate mSorAra2 chromosome 2, mSorAra2.pri, whole genome shotgun sequence includes:
- the VPS4B gene encoding vacuolar protein sorting-associated protein 4B, which produces MAATSSNLQKAIDLASKAAQEDKAGNYEEALQLYQHAVQYFLHVVKYETQGDKAKQSIRVKCTEYLDRAEKLKEYLKKKEKKPQKPVKEGQPSPAEEKGNDSDGEGESDDPEKKKLQNQLQGAIVIERPNVKWSDVAGLEGAKEALKEAVILPIKFPHLFTGKRTPWRGILLFGPPGTGKSYLAKAVATEANNSTFFSISSSDLVSKWLGESEKLVKNLFQLARENKPSIIFIDEIDSLCGSRSENESEAARRIKTEFLVQMQGVGVDNDGILVLGATNIPWVLDSAIRRRFEKRIYIPLPEPHARAAMFKLHLGATQNSLTEADFRELGKKTDGYSGADISIIVRDALMQPVRKVQSATHFKKVSGPSRADPNSMVDDLLTPCSPGDPGAIEMTWMDVPGDKLLEPVVSMSDMLRSLSSTKPTVNEQDLLKLKKFTEDFGQEG; this is translated from the exons atggccgccacgtcGTCCAACCTGCAG AAAGCGATTGATCTCGCCAGCAAGGCGGCCCAGGAGGACAAGGCTGGGAACTACGAGGAGGCCCTGCAGCTCTACCAACACGCCGTGCAGTATTTCCTCCACGTGGTCAAGT ATGAAACACAGGGAGATAAAGCCAAACAAAGTATCAGGGTCAAATGCACAGAATATCTTGACAGAGCGGAAAAATTAAAGGAGTacctgaaaaagaaagagaagaagccGCAGAAGCCAGTGAAAGAGGGACAGCCGAGCCCAGCTGAGGAGAAGGG gaATGACAGTGATGGAGAAGGAGAATCTGATGatcctgaaaaaaagaaactacagaaTCAACTTCAAG GTGCCATTGTTATAGAGCGACCAAATGTGAAATGGAGCGATGTTGCTGGTCTCGAAGGAGCCAAAGAAGCACTTAAAGAAGCCGTGATATTGCCCATTAAATTTCCTCATCTTTTTACAG GCAAGAGAACCCCTTGGAGGGGGATCCTGCTGTTCGGGCCGCCTGGGACGGGGAAGTCTTACTTAGCCAAAGCTGTAGCCACAGAAGCAAACAACTCAACGTTCTTTTCAATATCTTCTTCTGACCTGGTTTCTAAGTGGCTAGGTGAAAGTGAAAA GTTAGTTAAGAACTTATTCCAACTTGCCAGGGAGAACAAACCTTCCATTATCTTCATTGATGAAATTGATTCTCTTTGTGGCTCAAGAAGTGAAAATGAGAGTGAAGCAGCACGTAGAATTAAGACAGAATTCTTGGTTCAAATGCAAG GGGTTGGTGTGGACAATGATGGAATTTTGGTTCTTGGAGCTACAAATATACCCTGGGTTCTGGATTCTGCTATTAGGCGAAG ATTTGAGAAACGAATATATATTCCTTTGCCTGAGCCCCACGCCCGAGCGGCAATGTTTAAACTGCACTTGGGGGCCACTCAGAACAGTCTCACAGAAGCAGACTTCCGAGAACTCGGAAAGAAAACGGATGGTTATTCCGGGGCAGACATCAGCATCATCGTGCGTGATGCACTCATGCAGCCCGTTCGCAAGGTGCAGTCGGCCACTCACTTTAAGAAG GTTTCCGGACCGTCTCGAGCTGACCCTAACAGTATGGTAGATGACCTCCTGACACCTTGCTCTCCTGGCGACCCTGGGGCCATAGAGATGACCTGGATGGATGTCCCTGGGGACAAGCTCTTGGAGCCCGTTGTTAGCATG